Proteins encoded by one window of Sus scrofa isolate TJ Tabasco breed Duroc chromosome 12, Sscrofa11.1, whole genome shotgun sequence:
- the GGT6 gene encoding gamma-glutamyltransferase 6 isoform X2: MSLQDFASDMNKVGGLPGTWARLVAALLLLAIGFSLAVRQLHSSGGSPGTLGSGAPPRSGHSHRPGVYHHGAIISPAATCSQLGQELLVAGGNVVDAGVGAALCLAVVHPHATGLGATFWGLFHNGSSGNSTALTSGPAQALAPGLGLPSALPALSLLHARFGRLPWPHLLLGPTTLAQEGFLVDAPLARALAAQGPKGICPLLCQMDGMPLGPGARATNPKLAAVLRRAALARTPDLAGEALLSLLARDLGLEGPSARPMPTLEPALQLPVSQGTVFTTPSPSAGPELLELIEAALHSEGPSPNPCPPLPPAAVTPMSSVLATVDSSGSVLLLTSSLNSSFGSGHLSPSTGVLLSNLVAKSATSAWACPLILRGSPDDPETDVLGLVASGTPTVTRVMSHALLSHLARPQTQAQHPHQTQQGPTGSLRACGHATLLQVAAHSEHSHVSSVPGGCCPFQGF, translated from the exons ATGTCACTCCAGGACTTTGCTTCGGACAT GAACAAGGTTGGCGGTCTGCCTGGGACCTGGGCCCGGCTGGTGGCCgccctgctgctgctggccaTTGGCTTCTCCCTGGCCGTGAGGCAGCTCCACAGCAGCGGTGGCTCTCCAGGAACCTTGGGCTCTGGGGCCCCTCCACGCAGCGGGCACTCCCACAGGCCAGGTGTATACCACCACGGCGCCATCATCAGCCCTGCAG CCACGTGCTCCCAGCTGGGCCAAGAGCTGCTTGTTGCTGGGGGCAATGTCGTGGATGCTGGAGTTGGAGCAGCTTTGTGTCTGGCAGTGGTGCATCCTCACGCCACAGGGCTAG GTGCCACGTTCTGGGGCCTTTTCCACAATGGCTCCTCGGGCAACTCAACTGCCCTGACGtcaggcccagcccaggccctggcccctgggctggggctgcctTCGGCTCTGCCCGCCCTGAGTTTGCTACATGCCCGCTTTGGCCGCCTGccctggccacacctgctgctggGCCCCACCACGCTGGCTCAAGAGGGCTTCCTGGTGGACGCACCCTTGGCCAGGGCTCTGGCAGCCCAGGGCCCAAAGGGCATCTGTCCACTCCTTTGCCAGATGGACGGGAtgcccctgggccctggggcccgTGCCACCAACCCCAAACTGGCAGCTGTGCTCCGCAGGGCTGCCCTGGCCCGCACCCCGGACCTTGCTGGAGAGGCTCTACTGAGTCTGCTGGCCAGAGACCTGGGGCTGGAGGGCCCCTCAGCCAGGCCCATGCCCACCCTGGAGCCGGCACTGCAGCTCCCTGTGTCCCAGGGCACCGTGttcaccacccccagcccctcagctGGCCCGGAACTGCTGGAACTAATAGAGGCAGCCCTTCACTCAGAAGGACCCAGCCCCAACCCCTGCCCACCACTCCCACCAGCCGCTGTGACCCCCATGAGCAGTGTCCTCGCCACCGTGGACAGCAGCGGCTCGGTGCTGCTTCTCACCTCCTCTCTCAACAGCTCCTTTGGCTCTGGACACTTGTCCCCAAGCACCGGGGTTCTACTCAGCAACCTAGTGGCCAAGTCTGCAACTAGTGCCTGGGCGTGTCCCCTCATCCTTCGTGGTAGCCCAGATGACCCAGAGACCGATGTGTTGGGGCTGGTGGCTTCAGGGACCCCCACAGTGACCAGAGTCATGTCTCACGCCCTGCTCAGCCACCTGGCCAGGCCCCAAACCCAGGCTCAGCACCCGCACCAGACCCAGCAAGGACCAACAGGGAGCCTCAGAGCTTGTGGCCACGCAACCCTACTCCAGGTGGCAGCCCACTCAGAGCACTCCCATGTCTCCAGTGTCCCCGGGGGCTGCTGCCCCTTCCAGGGGTTTTAA
- the GGT6 gene encoding gamma-glutamyltransferase 6 isoform X1 — protein sequence MGQAHVHSLLGPVPARTCSRFHTFPRAASPSHPLAQAETQLERLAGRSWAGTVGAMEAMAGPVLYQKLPVWEPSLEAEEEEAETLEPFVPDPPGPQDSSGNKVGGLPGTWARLVAALLLLAIGFSLAVRQLHSSGGSPGTLGSGAPPRSGHSHRPGVYHHGAIISPAATCSQLGQELLVAGGNVVDAGVGAALCLAVVHPHATGLGATFWGLFHNGSSGNSTALTSGPAQALAPGLGLPSALPALSLLHARFGRLPWPHLLLGPTTLAQEGFLVDAPLARALAAQGPKGICPLLCQMDGMPLGPGARATNPKLAAVLRRAALARTPDLAGEALLSLLARDLGLEGPSARPMPTLEPALQLPVSQGTVFTTPSPSAGPELLELIEAALHSEGPSPNPCPPLPPAAVTPMSSVLATVDSSGSVLLLTSSLNSSFGSGHLSPSTGVLLSNLVAKSATSAWACPLILRGSPDDPETDVLGLVASGTPTVTRVMSHALLSHLARPQTQAQHPHQTQQGPTGSLRACGHATLLQVAAHSEHSHVSSVPGGCCPFQGF from the exons ATGGGGCAGGCTCATGTGCACAGCCTCCTTGGTCCCGTGCCTGCCCGGACCTGTTCTAGATTCCACACCTTTCCCAGGGCTgcttccccctcccacccactGGCTCAGGCAGAGACTCAGCTGGAAAGGCTGGCAGGCAGGAGCTGGGCGGGCACCGTGGGGGCCATGGAGGCCATGGCAGGGCCTGTGCTTTACCAGAAGCTGCCAGTCTGGGAGCCAAGCTTGGAGGCTGAGGAGGAAGAGGCGGAGACATTAGAGCCATTTGTCCCTGACCCCCCGGGACCCCAGGACTCCTCTGG GAACAAGGTTGGCGGTCTGCCTGGGACCTGGGCCCGGCTGGTGGCCgccctgctgctgctggccaTTGGCTTCTCCCTGGCCGTGAGGCAGCTCCACAGCAGCGGTGGCTCTCCAGGAACCTTGGGCTCTGGGGCCCCTCCACGCAGCGGGCACTCCCACAGGCCAGGTGTATACCACCACGGCGCCATCATCAGCCCTGCAG CCACGTGCTCCCAGCTGGGCCAAGAGCTGCTTGTTGCTGGGGGCAATGTCGTGGATGCTGGAGTTGGAGCAGCTTTGTGTCTGGCAGTGGTGCATCCTCACGCCACAGGGCTAG GTGCCACGTTCTGGGGCCTTTTCCACAATGGCTCCTCGGGCAACTCAACTGCCCTGACGtcaggcccagcccaggccctggcccctgggctggggctgcctTCGGCTCTGCCCGCCCTGAGTTTGCTACATGCCCGCTTTGGCCGCCTGccctggccacacctgctgctggGCCCCACCACGCTGGCTCAAGAGGGCTTCCTGGTGGACGCACCCTTGGCCAGGGCTCTGGCAGCCCAGGGCCCAAAGGGCATCTGTCCACTCCTTTGCCAGATGGACGGGAtgcccctgggccctggggcccgTGCCACCAACCCCAAACTGGCAGCTGTGCTCCGCAGGGCTGCCCTGGCCCGCACCCCGGACCTTGCTGGAGAGGCTCTACTGAGTCTGCTGGCCAGAGACCTGGGGCTGGAGGGCCCCTCAGCCAGGCCCATGCCCACCCTGGAGCCGGCACTGCAGCTCCCTGTGTCCCAGGGCACCGTGttcaccacccccagcccctcagctGGCCCGGAACTGCTGGAACTAATAGAGGCAGCCCTTCACTCAGAAGGACCCAGCCCCAACCCCTGCCCACCACTCCCACCAGCCGCTGTGACCCCCATGAGCAGTGTCCTCGCCACCGTGGACAGCAGCGGCTCGGTGCTGCTTCTCACCTCCTCTCTCAACAGCTCCTTTGGCTCTGGACACTTGTCCCCAAGCACCGGGGTTCTACTCAGCAACCTAGTGGCCAAGTCTGCAACTAGTGCCTGGGCGTGTCCCCTCATCCTTCGTGGTAGCCCAGATGACCCAGAGACCGATGTGTTGGGGCTGGTGGCTTCAGGGACCCCCACAGTGACCAGAGTCATGTCTCACGCCCTGCTCAGCCACCTGGCCAGGCCCCAAACCCAGGCTCAGCACCCGCACCAGACCCAGCAAGGACCAACAGGGAGCCTCAGAGCTTGTGGCCACGCAACCCTACTCCAGGTGGCAGCCCACTCAGAGCACTCCCATGTCTCCAGTGTCCCCGGGGGCTGCTGCCCCTTCCAGGGGTTTTAA